Within Garra rufa chromosome 9, GarRuf1.0, whole genome shotgun sequence, the genomic segment AATTCATATCACTGGAGAAAAAAATATCTCAACTGTGTTTCTTCATCTAGAGTTATTATTTTGTTGTACCAGGAGATGAAATTAAAATCTTTCAGTTGTTTGCTGCACTATGGAGGAACCGTGGAGGCCAAAACATGGTTCAGTTTATATACCTAGGTCTTTTGATGCAATTAACCCAACTTGAGTGTCCGCTCTCGTTCTCGATAGATAAAAAGGGATAAGAAGCAAGAGTGTgtgaaagagagggagagaaagagagagaaaaggagGTGAAAATGTACAACATCTTATATACAGTACAGCCTCGGCTGCATCGTAAGTTGAAAACCAGTCCTAGGAGGTGATTTCTTTATAGGGGTCAATTCATACAATCAAGGGTTAAAGAGAAGAGGTCAGGGTGTTGTACGTCCTTGATACTTTGGGGGGGGTATTCTCCTCACCAGCATACTAATGGTTTAAAAACGGTTTAAAAACGAAGCCGACTGAGCCAACATTTTTCCCATGTGGAACAGTGCAGTACGTTTGCAGTATGTTTACAGTTGTGGAGTACTGTACAGAAAATGACAACTCATTTCTGCTGTACACGCATCCAGAAAGGTTGACCGTGTAGCATCAAAATACAACCACCAAACAACGAAGAGTCCACCTGTCAATGTGAACAAGAGCTGTGAATTATTTGCACCCTCTTGGGGGAGGACAAAGGAACAATTAACCCCAAAACTCACTGTAAACAAGACAGCAACTTTGGTAAATAGTTTGTTTTTTCAagctatttattttattcatttatttattttattataaaaagtaCTTCCCCTCAGACAAGGACACAAAAGTTGGGGTCCCTGTCCATGTCATCTAGTTGGCATCAGTGTTACAGTTTGTGTCAGTGTGTTGAGGCTCTGGTTCATGATCCACAGCAAATTCGTGACAACCTTCCCAAAGTGATTCGCAGAGAAAAGAGGGGACCAGTGGGTGTAATATGAAAGGGCttgcataaattaaaaaaacaaaacaaaaaaaacaaaaaacaaaacaagaaacagtCAATTTTCTCTGCTTTCAATCCCCACTCGCCAATGGGGAGGACGGGCAAGGGGGAGGTACGAAAACCAGAGAAGGTGGAGCCACAGCTCCGCACAGCTGTCATGACTGGCCTATCAAAAAGAGTACATCACAGATGACATGGGACACCATTGAGTTCATGAGCGGGGAGACAGAAAGGTCCAGTAGCCGCGATTCATAGAGCGTAAACTCAGAGTGGTTCTCCTCCACCTTAGCCAGAGCGAGCAGAGCCCGAGCAGCCCGCCGCATCATGTCCACACTCGTTGGCTCAAAGTGTGACCCCTGCATGTGCAGTAGGGAACCTTGGCTCTGCTGGAACTGCGTAGCCGCTAAGCTGTCCTCCAAGAAACCCAACAGATTCCCTACACTGGCCTTCTGTACCGCAATGGCACGGGCCGCCAGGCTGTCACCCTGTGCAAGATTGGCCAGCAGCACGACCGCCATCTCCCGACAAACAGGCACCTTTCGCTCCCCAACTAGACGCACAAGGTTACCAAACAGCTTCTCTAATCTACTAAAAGGTGGCGTCGCCAGAATGAGGTCCACATTGTTGTCCTGAATGCTGAGCTTACAGAGGGTCTCCAGGACTAGTCTCTGGGGGGACAAGGCGCCGTTAAGCCCGAGACTTGGGAAGGGGTCTTGGGCTTCCGCCGAAGGACAAACAGCCCAGTGGAGCAAGCCATCCAGCAGAGGCAGGCAGATGCTCTCAGTGTAGACAGAGAAGTCAAGCTGGCCTGAGATGTTGGCAAGAGTGACCAAGCAGTTTTCCCTCAGTACCTCCAAACAGTCCCACCACCACTCGTCTTTCTTACTACCGAGACTTTCATCCACCTCTTCTTCTTTCTCATACGTTAAAGGTGCCTGCTTGCGCTCTGGATGGCGATGGTGGAGAAGCAACAGGCGGCCCAGCAGTAGCAACAGCCCTGCATGCTTCGACATCTCAGAGTCGTTGCCCGGGATGAACGAGAGGCTGCGGACAATGTTGGAGACACAGATGCAGCGACGGGCAAGGGAATCTTGCCAGTCTGAGAGCGTGACGAGAGGAGCTTCGTCCTTGCTGTGTGGCTCATCTTCTAAAACGGCGATGGAGAGCTGACCCTGTAACGATGGGCTTGGAGCTGCTGGCCTGATGTTCTCCGAAGTTGCCGTCTCTGGTACTGGTTTCTCTTGATCTTTCTCTATATGTGAAGTCCCCTCAGAGGCAGTTTCTAAGCAGTCAGCAGGTCTGTCGTCCCTTAGATCTGAAATTCCGTTGGTCACTTTCTCAGTGGATGACTCTGGAGAAGGCTGCCGGTCCACTTCTTTTCCAAGCTCTTCACTGGATGAGGGCAGTGAGGGTGAGCTCTGAGCTCCTCTCTTCCTGTCGGGGACTTGCGAAGGAAGATGCTTCCGTTGGTGCAACAGGTCAATCTTGCTTTCAAAGTGGGTCTGAATGTGTTCTGTTGTATCACCTCCACCGATACTCCAGTGCAGGAGGCCACTGTCAAATTCCTGCAACCGACCGAGCTTACTGGAGCAGTCCACCACAAATGGATCCTTTTTTCGGACGATCTTCAAGGGTAGCTTATCAAACTTGCTAGCCTGTTTGGGCTTCTCTTGAGTAACAGCCAATTCGAGACATGGTGGCTCTGAAGTCTTGGGTTCGGCAGATGACTCTCCTTCAGTCCCTTGGCAATCTTCTTTCTTCACAGAGTCTTCAATTGTCCTTGGCTTTTCTTCCTGCTTTATCTGGAGAGGTCCTTGTGCCATGTGTTGTTCCTGATGTTTTGACCTGTGCATTTCCTCTCCTTCATCTTCGTCCTCTGTTTCTCCATCTTCCTCCATGCCCTCAACCAATGCCTCATCATCCACAGTGTTTTCATCTTTTTTGAGCACACTGGGATCTAACAGAGCTCTTTGTCCTGGATCACCAACTTCATATTCCCTTAGAATCCCAAAGATCTCAATGAGGCAACGTCGGAAATACTCAACGATTAGTTCCAGGAAACCAGGGAGCTTCAAAAGAAAATGTTCGTATGTTATTTAGAATCAAATTTGAGTAACGGCAAtaaacatttttgtcattttcccAAAATGACTCACCTGTATAAGGTTGAAATTTGAAATACTGTTGTCATCATATAACAAGATGTTGATGGTGTCTAAAGCCCATGTACTCTCCGCCAACAGTCCTGATTTGAGGGACATCATAACTCTCCATGCTTCTGGAGTGCCTACAAAAGTAGTATGCGGTTATCTTTCCGTATTTCACAGGTCTGAGCTTGATACATAACCAAAATGTAATTCACtacaaaaaataattaatctTACCAATTTCTTTCATGGTAAGACGCCTACGTGATTTGAGAACTGGTGACGATGCCTCTATGGAACCTGGAGGGAAGGATAGGTCTCTTCTCATCATTGGAGGTTGTACTGAGGAAGGTACAATGTGAGATGCAGGCACTGGAGGTCCTGCCTTCTGCATTTTGATATTGCTGGGTATGTAGGTTGATTTGCTGGGGGAAGTCCTGCTTTCCATAGGCCGAGGCATGGGTGTGGGGCTTGACACCTGTGGAATGTGGTTTTGCATGGATTGGGGAGACTGGTAATTTGACTGCAAGGGTCTGCTCATTGGTGGACAGGCGCCACTAGGGCCATATGGGGGTTGTCGTGGCCCAGGCCACTGCCCCTCATGATTCATGCGTGGTTCAGATGGCATCATGTCTTCTGATCGAGTCATTGCATGGAAGCCAGGGCCCTGACCGGGACCAGTAGGAGGTCCCTGGCGGTTGGGGTAATTGGGGTAGCCCATATCACCTCGACCCTGCCACATGCCACCTTGAGGACCGTCAGGACCAGACTGCATTGGACTGCCCATCATTTGAGGCGGCATGGAACCCTGAGAGCTTGGGCCCGTGCCTGCTTGCATCCGATCTCTTCCAAAGGGGAAAGGGAACTGATTCTGAGGACCAGGTGGGCGACGTTCCGAGCCAGGGTAGGAACTGTTATACTGGTTGTACATTTCCTGACCACTTGAGGGACCACTAGGGGGAGCCTGCGGCGGTGGCTGCGGCTGCTGAGCATTGTAAGGCCCACTGAACATTTCTCCGTCATGATGCCGTTTAGCTGGTGGGTAACCACCATCACCTGGTCTTTTGTAGTTCTAAAGGCaacaatttacatttaaaatatgtgaaaaGGCTTTCAGTAACATTTAATATCAAATTGTTTTATTCACTGCTTTCCTACCGATTGTTGTTGCGGGTACATTCCAGGCTGCTGATTCGGATAGGAGCCACCAGGAGGCGCACCCTGACCAGGATACTGATTACTAAAGGACTCATGCCTGCACAGAGCACCATATGCAAGAGAAATGAGAACTAGATACAGCAGATATACAAATACAACCTCCATATAAAATGAATCACTTAGTGGACTGACCGCTGTTGCTGTGGAGGGTAACGATTTGGTGAGTACATCCCAGATTCAGCATTGGAAGTTAATATATTTGGCTGTGGCACTCCAGGCCCCATGCTGCCTTCTGGGCCCATCCCCGACTCTGGTCTACACAACACAGGAGAGGTTAGAGTTTATTGCATCATGAAATGAAAGCAAAACAATTTGTTTCTTCCCAACGTAAAGAAAAGATTTGGTGTACCTCCTCTCATAGCCGGGGCCATATGGATACTGGTGCCGCTGGCCCATGGGCATGTTTCCCATAGGGCCTGGTGGTCCCCTGTTGTACTGTTCACCGAGATTGCTGTTGGGACCCTGCCCACTAGGCATGAACTGTTCTCCAACTAAGACCACAAGCACACTGCTCATTATACCAGGTAGCTCAACATAAACTAAAATGGCTTATGATTACATGACTACAATACAAACCTTTACGCATACCACTAAAGTGGTCTTTATTGGGTTCATAGGGTCCCATGCGACCAGGCATCTCTGGGGTGCTCATGCCTGACTGGTACCCAGAGTTGGGGGTCATAGTGTTTCTCCGAGAGAAGTCGCTATCAGCAAATGGATCTTGCAGGTTCACACTGCTCCTAAGAAACAGGGCAGGTAAGGAGTGGTTCGCAGTCAAATAACGGATGCAGTGCCACAAAACAAGTCAGCAAAACTCACCTGCCACTTGGCATCGGGGGCATCTGGCTATGTGGGGTGGAGGCAGGAGTAGGGGGCTTCAagtctccactttccgccatgGAGCTGCTGGTAGACTGTGGCGTCTGGGGCCCCTGGAGAGAGCCGGAACCAGCtgtgccataaaaaaaaaaaatttggaataGGGATTTTGTTGCAGCAGTTAAATTGTTAAGATTTAGCTGTACTTGCTTCCATACAAGGTATAATACAAATCCAAGATGCTAGAACTTACCTGGAGAGGGAGGCTGAATCTTGGCCTGGTTCTTTTTGCTGTCTCCAGTCATAATGTCAGGTGGTGGGTCTTCTCCACGCTCAATCTTACATTCAAAAGCATACAGACATTGAATGTACTGCTTTTTCAAAGAGCTGGCAGCACTGCTGGAGGTCCCCACATTCAGATTTGTGGCCAGCTCCCTCCATTTTTTGTTCTTATTAACCTGCAATTACAAGGACGCCAAAGGATATAAGCAAACACCCTAAAAGAAAATTAGTTGAGATCTGCAACATTATCTTAATGTGTATGGGCAGCTTGAATATACCTGTGTAAGACCTCCAATCTCCTTGACGGACACATAGAGGCGGAAGAGATCAAGGGGTTTGCGTCCCACAGCCGGCAGGTTACTCATGCCCATGGCTTTTTCTTCTATGAAAGCCAAGTAACGGTCTACCCACATTTTTCTTTCTGGCTCTGGGCCTAGCTCATACAGCCGAGTGATCTTCTCATTGGTTGTTGTGGAGGAACTTGATTTCTAAGCAGAAGCAGTTTACATAGAAGGAATTACACAGGAAGTGCAACAAAGGATGACTGACTTCTGCTGTGAAGACTTTACACTTCTATGTAAATGTTAAGCAAACCTTTGATTTTGATTCTGTCTTGGGTGTCCCTTCAACTTTGTTATTCATTTTCTGCGCTTGGTTAAGTTTCCCATCCATACCAAAGTCCGGACCAGGAGACAtgcctaagaaaaaaaaaaaaagatacattaaCCATGATTTTGACCTGGCAAGTAAAACGTACTTCAGCTAGGTTTTGTATGATCTTACCACTAGTGTTGTTAGCCATGTTACCACCCATAGGATAGGGTGAGCCCTGGGTATTCATCATACCAGGCATGTTGTTCATGGAAGGGCCATATGGAGGTCCTGAGCCCATCATACCAGGACCAGGAGACATATTGGGATAACCTGGTAGCCTGTGAGGCAAAACACAACATTTAACTTCAAACTACCTGACTGGCTCCAGTTTGTACTTAAAAAGGGCTAATAaatcagacatttaaaatgtgcACTTGTTACAACTTAACTAATAACTCAAGTTTTTGTGTACCTGGTATGTATTGAGTTTGTGGGTCCATGTTGCATTGATGCAACATCCTGCGGCTTTCTGTTGAGGCCTGGAGGTGGGCACATCCCGCTTCCTACTTGAGGGGGCATGTTGCCCATATTAGGACCCATATTGGGACTCATGTTGGGACCCATGTTGGGGCCATAGGGACGTGCACCCATCTGTCCATGAGGCATTCTTCCTGAAGGCATGCCAGCAAACATTGGCCCTCCTCCTGCTTGTCCAGACATAGGGTTTATGGATCCACTCATGCCAGGGCCTGGGTAATTGGCATTAGGCATGCCACTGTAACCAGGCTGCCTGGGGTAACCTGAAGAGGAAGACAGAAAGTTGTACTTTGATACAAAGTTTCCAGGATTGTGCAAACAGTACTTATTCcgttttaaaatatgtgacctttgaccacaaaaccagtcttgagtagcacgggtatatttgtatcaatagccaaaaatccattgtgtgggtcaaaattttagatttttttttaatgccaaaaatcattagaatattaagtaaagatcatgttccatgaagatattttgtaaatttcctccataaatatcaaaacttgatttttgattagtaatatgcattgctaagaacttcacttagGACaactaaaggtgattttctcaatatttggattttttttcagattccagattttcaaatggctgtatctcagccaaatatgtcctatcctaacaaaccatacatcaatggaaagcttatttattcagctttcagataatccgtaaatctcaatttcaaaaagttgacccttatgactgggtttgtgcaTATATGCACGCACATAAATGCAAAACAAGCTTATATAATTCTACCTAATAATAGttaaacaatgacaaaaaaagTTATTTCTGTAGAGAGAAATAAACAGATTTAATAAGAAATCTTATCCCGGACTACAATTTGGGAATCAAACAAAAAGTCTTAACACCACAACACAGTATTAGCAGTTTGGTCAATTAGCAGTTAGCAAATGTGGTGGGATATGGATGCCTCATTGGTGGGTTTTTTAAGAGACTTCCAGGCCCTTGAGTGTTTTAGCAGCATGTAGCGCTGCTGTAACCCACAGTCACTGTAGCTGCTCAACTGACGTGAGCCATGCTACGTCAACTTCCTTTTTTTCACTGACGCTAAAAATAACCACACTATGATCCACTGGTCGCACAGAGAGGAAAAAGACAGAGAGTAAGAAGGATTTGGAGGGACGGCGAGAATTGAAAGATAAAAGTCCAACATCTACACCTCCACTACAGTAAGTTCTCTCAACGTGGGACCTATTTTTAATATGTACATTTTTACTAATCGTTCTAAAATATAAGATCGGTTTTGTGGTTACCACTGAGCCACTTACCCTGTGGGCCATATTGGCCACCTTGAGGCCCATAGTTTGCCATAGAGTTGTTCTGCTGATAAGGGACCATTCCAGCATGCACCTGGCCTCCAGAAGACTGACGTGGAGAAAGTGCAGAGCTAGACTGTGGAGACCCATAGGGTGCCATCTGAGGGTTTCTCTGAATATATCCTGTGCAGACAACAAGATTAATGtgttaatacaataaataaaaaaagagcaTCAAGATGGAAAAAAAACTCCTGTCAATTTGAAGTAGAAGAGTTACCTCTTTCTTGGCCCATGCCAGGTTGATTCATCGAAGGGTGCATTATCCCATCAGACTGTCCACTTGAAGGGCGGGGAGGCATCTGATTCCCTAAAAATGAGAAATTCAAACATTGTGGTgaaaaaaaacactcaaattaaaattaaaataatgaactGATGAACATTCTAGAACTTCATTATTTACTTTAgtattttcaaataatttaaaatgttttcaagcACTCCACGAACTTCCATTAATGAGGAAAAAGAGGAGTTCGAATCACAAACccttactcaaaaaaaaaaaacagattgcaATTGGTGCCACAAAAAACTATTCCAAAACATCTTCATGATGACTGTCCCAAAAGTGGCAATTAcaatttttaacatttcaaattaGTTCAAGGTTTACTAGTCCTACCCGGCATTGTAGCAGGGGACAGTGGCCCAGAACGAGATGCCGAGGCACTGGCAGGTGAGCCCACCGGGGGAGAAGTGTGGGGGGAAAAGGGTGACTGTGCTGGATTGCTCTGTTCTCCTTGACTGCTGGATACTCCAGATGTGCTGACTCCAGGGCTCAGAGCGCCCTCCGTACCAGTAGGTAGGTCATCGATAGAACCAGATAGGTCCTAAGCAAAGAGAACCGTAGTGAGATAGTCAGAAAAATCTACTATTAATGTTGCATAACTAGTGAGAGAGTTTTCCTCTGTATTTTTGGTAAAGAAGAAAAGTAGGGTGGGGACTTCTATATGCAAGCTCgggtttaaagggttagtttacccaaaaacttcgaaacacaaattaattttttgaATTCTTAATCAACATCATAACTTCTCTCTGCTGATTCTTGCTGGACAATCATTTAGTCTGCTTAAAGTGATGGTTcactcaaaatgaaaattctgtcattaataactcaccctcgttgtttcaaacccgtaagactttcgttcatctttggaacacaaattaagatattttgatgaaatccaagagctttctggcccttcATAGACCCttcaagggtcctaccacattcaaggcccagaaaagtaccaagaatATCAACAAAATAGTCGGTGACACATCAGTGGTTgaaatgtaattttataaagctacaagaatactttgtccgcaaaaaactaaaataatgactttattcaacaactcTTCTCCCACGAATTACTGTCTTGTGTCATAGAGAGTACCACGATGTATGAGGGTCGTGCTGCTGATGAAGAACTCTCAATAATGGcggaagaattgttgaataaagtcgctatttttaattattttttttgtgctaaaaaagtattctcataactTATAAATTTACAATTGAATTACTGATGTCACAGACTATTCTATTCtgacagaaagctctcagatttcataaatatcttaatttgggttccaaagatgaacgaaagtaTTAGGGGTTTGGAATAACAAGCGGgcgagttattaatgacagaattttcattttgagcgAACCATCGCTTTAAGCAGACTAAATGATGAGTCCAGCAAGAATCACCAGAGGGAAGTCTGCCATTTCACTGAAAGGCTAAGTTATGATGTCGATTAAGAAttcaaaaaattaattttgaaaaATGAATCTGTCAGAGTAAGACCAATAATATTCatttagaaaatgcatgttatttcaaTTTCATGCACTGCAAATATGAATCtacttagaaaaaaaataatcagTGTTCCCATAGAAAGACAGAAACACAAATAGAAGGGAAAgggaaaacgaaaaaaaaaaaaaaaaaaaaaaacaggctcagCTGGTGTTATCATTTGGTATTCCAGCATTTCTGCTAGAGCTTTAAAAATGAAGCTGTCAGCTGTCTCAAAGAACTCTTCATGGCATTATCTTTATTTTACTAACATTTTCCTGTCCAGTCAACAACATTCAGCTTTcagagatttaaaaaataaatccacAATCAGAGTCACAAGTACAGTCAAACCTAAAAtcattcagacaccagatatcatttttctATTAGTATGTTTTtctactagtgggtgcaggacactatagtgcatttatgtaagtgaggatagcataAATAAAGTAAACcttgactaccagtaaaattgatataaatttgggaccaaaaatattCAGACcatgtgttttttctttaattgctaatgcaaactTTTTATACCACAGACTAAACATTAAAGcactgcttggtaattggtcaacaaagtattgaaagttatataaatatcgtcatactaacagttatctgaatttttggttgattgtaatccattacatacctttctatcaaagttatctgacattatcaagatgaatttgttctgacacaggtTAACTACttgttatattttttaaactataaaaaaagtgataatgtgagaaattgaagttgaaggtgtctaaataaattttggtttgactgtacatcttGCAGGCCCTGGATGTGGTTTGTTGCTTAATTGCTTAATTGTTAAGCCAAGGCAAGATGCATATTCTGTACAAAAAATCAGCCCAAGGACTCACTAACAAAAAAATCATggtctctaaaaaaaaaaaaacttgaatcaGCAGCACAATAGCAAAATTTAATTCTACCACAAAAACTTTTCTTCCTTAAAATAAATCTCCCGATGACAGCTTCTTCGGCAACAATGAACTCtggcacagtttttttttttctttgggacACACACACGCTCAAGTGCTCTCGTACACATACAATCACACAGCCAGAGGCTGCTGGCTTTATTTATCTCATCTAGGAGGGGAAAAAAAGTGAGATCACAGCGTCCCTGAGGTTGCCATGGCTACGGCAGTCGGCTGCACGTGTGCTGAGTCAGCGCAGCTGGGTGTCTCTTCATGTGTCCTTTTCAGACAGTCTCACAGGTCATAACACACACTCAAATGCAATTAAATCTCAGAGACAGAGAAGCAGAATTCACATGGAGAGCACAAAAAAAGGTTCAGAGAGAACAGACGGCATATATTTCCTTGACAGACCACGTTGTTCTTCATTTAGCAACAACCCCAAAGGTCCTACATAATCACTCCTGAGATAAAGGTGCAGCTGAGGCTGAATTATGCTCACATCTTTAAGCTAATTACCTAGATCTAGAAGTCAACATAAAATAGAGCGTCTGACTGAAACGACTTGATTGCGCATTTGTGAAACTGTCAGATTCACAATGCATCTTTAAATGTGGTTGGACGCAGTCAACAGCTTGTGGAAATGAAAGTGCCAGACTCACTGGTAGACTGGAAGGTCTGCCCTGCATGTCCTCTGTGCTGCTCTTCGACGCCAGAGGCGGACCGGAGGGGGGAGCGCTGGACTGAGAGCTAAAAGACTCCTGGGAAATCTCCTGTAGGGGGTAAAAGGCAGCTCAGGTCAGTCAATATAAGCATTTAGGATGGTGGGCCCTTGTAGAGATGGGTTTAGGTCAGTCTCACTGTTAGTAATGCAAGTCTCTGCTTTTGTACTTAAGAATAACCAGTTACAATACTGCTTTTATTACCGCACGAGTCTGTAAATGTGATGGCACTGTGAATTGAAATGCATTCCAgacttcaaataaatgcaaacgcAGTCCTCCAATTTAGTTCAAACACACAAAGTGAATATTAAACATGCTATTAACATCCCACCTTTAAATTTGCATTTGTTCAAAAAAATAAACATGGTAAGTGGGATTTAAAAACACCCTCCAGTGtaaaaaatgtatgcatttaCTTGTTACTTGGCAGATACTTTTGATCATTTGGCAGgttgcatttgttaacattaaagcATTAGATttaaactaacaatgaacaaccaTTACATTTTTGCCTCGATTAGTAAATGCTGTgaagttaatttataaatatcCTATTGTTCACTGTTAATTAATGCTTGATAATATATTACTACTATAAATAAGACACTACAAGTCTCTTTTCCTcagcaagactgcatttattgtatcaaaaatacagttaaaacagtaacattgtaaaatatttttacaacttACAATAACGGCTGTCTATTGTCTATATTTGAAGACGCA encodes:
- the arid1aa gene encoding AT-rich interactive domain-containing protein 1A isoform X1; this encodes MAAQVASATSLNTSPPSELKKPDRDPKEESVPGEKQQENKEPGLESGSPARGELQDRADVGNAGGGGESEMKNGNGNPSRVNNNQNETTGPEGNNHPGMVHHHAPGFQPASYSYAQHYGRAPFHQHGGQQSPGMAAAAGPGALSSNMMDPYQPNSHDHGFPNHQYNNYSPFGNRSPYPGQGYSMNSPRSAPQAQAVGGQSAKQQQQPAAAAASYTNQRYNMGNPQPTSTPTLNQLLTSPSGARGYPNYPPSEYNSQDGAKGPADMGSSSGQYGGGHPGWQQRTHHPPPMSPGSTGQPLGRNQTPGSMDQMGKMRGQPYGSGGPYSQQPHQGPPSGPQQGPAYTGQGYGPPGPQRYPMGMQGRMQYSQQMPSYGQQGPGGYVQQGQQPYYGQHGQGPHSAQQQSPYPQPSPGQPGGQGPYSQQPHGPQSSGPHGQTGPPYQQPHMPQQPQAQLTGPSPGPSQSPYSQSSAAPQASQSPYPQQQVPQSQPSQQGSSQAPPASQPSYPPSQGPQQQQQQPAPTSQQPPQTPTPASQPPAGHGQMPQGQPASYSQNPPQQQQQQQQQQQQQQSPYQRFPPPPQEISQESFSSQSSAPPSGPPLASKSSTEDMQGRPSSLPDLSGSIDDLPTGTEGALSPGVSTSGVSSSQGEQSNPAQSPFSPHTSPPVGSPASASASRSGPLSPATMPGNQMPPRPSSGQSDGIMHPSMNQPGMGQERGYIQRNPQMAPYGSPQSSSALSPRQSSGGQVHAGMVPYQQNNSMANYGPQGGQYGPQGYPRQPGYSGMPNANYPGPGMSGSINPMSGQAGGGPMFAGMPSGRMPHGQMGARPYGPNMGPNMSPNMGPNMGNMPPQVGSGMCPPPGLNRKPQDVASMQHGPTNSIHTRLPGYPNMSPGPGMMGSGPPYGPSMNNMPGMMNTQGSPYPMGGNMANNTSGMSPGPDFGMDGKLNQAQKMNNKVEGTPKTESKSKKSSSSTTTNEKITRLYELGPEPERKMWVDRYLAFIEEKAMGMSNLPAVGRKPLDLFRLYVSVKEIGGLTQVNKNKKWRELATNLNVGTSSSAASSLKKQYIQCLYAFECKIERGEDPPPDIMTGDSKKNQAKIQPPSPAGSGSLQGPQTPQSTSSSMAESGDLKPPTPASTPHSQMPPMPSGRSSVNLQDPFADSDFSRRNTMTPNSGYQSGMSTPEMPGRMGPYEPNKDHFSGMRKVGEQFMPSGQGPNSNLGEQYNRGPPGPMGNMPMGQRHQYPYGPGYERRPESGMGPEGSMGPGVPQPNILTSNAESGMYSPNRYPPQQQRHESFSNQYPGQGAPPGGSYPNQQPGMYPQQQSNYKRPGDGGYPPAKRHHDGEMFSGPYNAQQPQPPPQAPPSGPSSGQEMYNQYNSSYPGSERRPPGPQNQFPFPFGRDRMQAGTGPSSQGSMPPQMMGSPMQSGPDGPQGGMWQGRGDMGYPNYPNRQGPPTGPGQGPGFHAMTRSEDMMPSEPRMNHEGQWPGPRQPPYGPSGACPPMSRPLQSNYQSPQSMQNHIPQVSSPTPMPRPMESRTSPSKSTYIPSNIKMQKAGPPVPASHIVPSSVQPPMMRRDLSFPPGSIEASSPVLKSRRRLTMKEIGTPEAWRVMMSLKSGLLAESTWALDTINILLYDDNSISNFNLIQLPGFLELIVEYFRRCLIEIFGILREYEVGDPGQRALLDPSVLKKDENTVDDEALVEGMEEDGETEDEDEGEEMHRSKHQEQHMAQGPLQIKQEEKPRTIEDSVKKEDCQGTEGESSAEPKTSEPPCLELAVTQEKPKQASKFDKLPLKIVRKKDPFVVDCSSKLGRLQEFDSGLLHWSIGGGDTTEHIQTHFESKIDLLHQRKHLPSQVPDRKRGAQSSPSLPSSSEELGKEVDRQPSPESSTEKVTNGISDLRDDRPADCLETASEGTSHIEKDQEKPVPETATSENIRPAAPSPSLQGQLSIAVLEDEPHSKDEAPLVTLSDWQDSLARRCICVSNIVRSLSFIPGNDSEMSKHAGLLLLLGRLLLLHHRHPERKQAPLTYEKEEEVDESLGSKKDEWWWDCLEVLRENCLVTLANISGQLDFSVYTESICLPLLDGLLHWAVCPSAEAQDPFPSLGLNGALSPQRLVLETLCKLSIQDNNVDLILATPPFSRLEKLFGNLVRLVGERKVPVCREMAVVLLANLAQGDSLAARAIAVQKASVGNLLGFLEDSLAATQFQQSQGSLLHMQGSHFEPTSVDMMRRAARALLALAKVEENHSEFTLYESRLLDLSVSPLMNSMVSHVICDVLFLIGQS